Proteins from a genomic interval of Amycolatopsis sp. cg13:
- a CDS encoding MFS transporter, which produces MRTGDQVVQDLPWRWRVQGKIFLIGGLGYMFDAWDVALNGFLTPLVGTEFGLSATQRGFVATANLIGMAVGAVAWGTVADRIGRKRAFSITLLLFAFFSVFAALSPNIEVFLLLRFLAGVGLGGCIPVDYAIVSEFSPRKQRGRVLSAMDGWWPVGTTLAGASATLLVPVSGNWRWMLVLMILPAVLLFWARRGVPESPLYLVRKGREAEARLVIDDLVERTGAPKEQYRIPPAIEEDKRGGGLFAAVDQLRRVWAYNPKVTGVAWALFITVMLVYYAALSWMPSILKAQGFGEIAAFASTTLMNALGIVGVVVAVLLVDRIGRKRVIAAAGPLAAVTLVIFSLVLGSAGAAVVAIGAFGLFSLIVIPVMYAFVSELYPTELRASGFGWASSSSRAVTGFAPLLFGSVLWPVLGLPLTFTLLGLLVVGAVVFMVFCAPETRGRELDHIDGETAPAPHQSEMDAV; this is translated from the coding sequence ATGCGTACCGGAGACCAGGTGGTCCAAGACTTGCCGTGGCGCTGGCGCGTCCAGGGCAAGATCTTCCTCATCGGCGGGCTCGGCTACATGTTCGACGCCTGGGACGTGGCACTGAACGGATTCCTCACCCCGTTGGTGGGCACGGAATTCGGGCTGTCGGCCACGCAGCGGGGGTTCGTCGCCACCGCCAACTTGATCGGCATGGCGGTGGGGGCGGTCGCCTGGGGGACGGTCGCGGACCGGATCGGCCGCAAGCGCGCGTTCAGCATTACGTTGCTGTTGTTCGCTTTCTTCTCGGTATTCGCGGCGTTGTCGCCGAACATCGAAGTGTTCTTGCTGCTGCGGTTCCTTGCCGGAGTGGGGCTCGGCGGGTGTATTCCGGTGGATTACGCCATTGTCAGCGAATTCTCGCCGCGCAAGCAACGCGGGCGCGTACTGTCCGCAATGGACGGTTGGTGGCCGGTCGGCACGACGCTGGCGGGGGCGTCGGCGACGTTGCTGGTTCCGGTTTCCGGGAACTGGCGGTGGATGCTGGTCCTGATGATCCTGCCCGCGGTGCTGTTGTTCTGGGCGCGGCGCGGGGTTCCGGAATCGCCGTTGTACCTGGTGCGCAAGGGACGCGAGGCGGAAGCCCGGCTGGTCATCGACGATCTCGTCGAGCGCACGGGCGCGCCGAAGGAGCAGTACCGGATTCCGCCGGCGATCGAGGAGGACAAGCGCGGCGGCGGGTTGTTCGCGGCGGTCGACCAGTTGCGCCGGGTGTGGGCGTACAACCCGAAGGTCACCGGCGTCGCCTGGGCGTTGTTCATCACCGTGATGCTGGTGTACTACGCCGCGCTGAGCTGGATGCCGTCGATCCTCAAGGCACAAGGCTTCGGGGAGATCGCCGCGTTCGCCTCGACCACTTTGATGAACGCGCTCGGTATCGTCGGAGTCGTGGTGGCGGTGTTGCTCGTGGACCGCATCGGCCGCAAGCGGGTGATCGCCGCGGCCGGGCCGCTCGCCGCGGTCACGCTGGTGATTTTCTCGCTGGTGCTCGGGTCGGCCGGGGCCGCGGTGGTGGCGATCGGCGCGTTCGGGCTGTTCTCGCTCATCGTCATCCCGGTGATGTACGCCTTCGTGTCCGAGCTGTACCCGACGGAGCTGCGCGCGTCGGGCTTCGGCTGGGCGTCGTCGTCGAGCCGGGCGGTGACCGGGTTCGCGCCGTTGCTGTTCGGCAGTGTGCTGTGGCCGGTGCTCGGGTTGCCGCTGACGTTCACGCTGCTCGGCCTGCTCGTCGTCGGGGCCGTGGTGTTCATGGTCTTCTGTGCACCGGAAACCCGGGGCCGGGAGCTGGACCACATCGACGGCGAGACCGCGCCCGCGCCGCACCAGTCCGAAATGGACGCAGTCTGA